A region of the Flavobacteriaceae bacterium MAR_2010_188 genome:
TCTCGGAGCGCAATATGGACAAGGCTATTACCTTCATATAAAAAATCATCGTCGCCACAATCTATATACCATCTTACAGAAGAAAGGTCTTCCTTGCTCATGGTTTTAATGAGTGATAGTGCATTATTTTTTGGAAAGTATTCCTCGGCCTGCTTTTTAGTAATCTCGGCATTCGTAAACCGTTTCATGATATCCATTGCTTCTTCGGTTGTTTTTGGTCCAATGTAAGCGCTTAAAGGACACGAGCTCTGGAAGAGGTCTGGCCTATGCATAGCATATAAGAATGAACCGCCACCGCCCATAGAAAGTCCGGCGATTGCTCGGTAACGTTTTTCCTTTTTAATTCTATAATTGCTTTCTACATAAGGCATCAACTCCTCAAAAAAGTAATCTTCGTAATTCCAATCACCTCTTATATCATTGTTGTAGCCCATTCTGGTAGTCAAAGCATCTGGCATAACGATGATCATTGCCGTTGCTTTTCCTTCTTTAATTGCTTTGTCTGTAATGTTTAAAACTTCACCAAATTGTACCCAACCTGTTTGGTTGTCGCCCGCACCATGTAATAGATACAATACCGGATAATCCCGTTGGGACGTCTCGTAATCTGGCGGAAGATAAATAGCGAAATTTCTATCTTCTTTTAAGATGGTGCTAGAATGTGAAACCTTGTCAAACACCTTTCCTGTTTGGGAAAACCCAAGCTGTATGCTGATTAGAAAAAGGATAATCGTAGTAATTGTTCTCATGGATTATTATTTCTTACTAATTTATTAATAATTTAAATTGAAAGAGGCTAAGCTGACTTTAATATCATCTTATTCTAAAACATTCATTGTCCTAGATTTTTTATCTTTGTCGCAACTCTTACGAATACTATGAAAATACTGGGAATTGATATTGGCGGTTCAGGAATGAAAGGCGCACTGATAGATGCCGTTAGTGGCGAAATGTTGACCGAAAGATTTAGAATACCTACCCCAGAATCTAGGCATCCAGGAGAAATGGCCAAAGTATTCAAGGAAATTGTAGACCATTTTAATTATGAAGGACCGATTGGTTGTGGCTTCCCAACCATGGTTAAAAATGGTATTTGTATGGAAACCGGAAACCTTCATAAAGAGTGGTATCACTTAAATATAACCGCTTTATTCTCCGGGATATGCGGTCAACCAGTGACCGTAGTCAACGATGCTGATGCGGCAGGTTACGCAGCCATGAATTATGGTATTGGCAAGGGCACCAAAGGTTTCGTGATTATGATTACTATTGGTACCGGTCTTGGTAGCGGCGCTTTTTATAACGGTGAATTGATTCCGAATTTTGAATTAGGCCAGATACCATATAAAAAGTATAAAAAAATTGAAGATTGGGCTGCAGCTTCCATTAAGGAGCGAGATGGACTGAGCTTTAAAAAATGGGGAAAACGCTTTAACAAATTCTTGAGTTATGTTGAAATTTTGGTCTCACCAGATTTAATTATTCTTGGAGGCGGAACATCTGATGATTTCGATTGTTTCAAAAAATGGATTAAAATTGAAACTCCCGTATTACCTGCCCATTTGGGCAATCACGCAGGAATTATCGGCGCAGCAGCTGCGGCACTTCAACGATTACCAGAAGGCAGGAAAGCTTTAGCGACTGCTAAGTAATTATAATTCCGGAAATTTATTCTTAATCTTATCTAAGGCAAGATTGTGTATGCTTCCAACATGGGAGTGTCGTTTAGACATATCTGGCGTGTATGTTCCATCTTGGACCTCAGTGCCAATCTTCTGATAAGCTTCCCGAAAACTCATCCCATTTTCAACTAAAGTATTTATGTTATCTACCGTAAATAGATATTGATATTTAGCATCAGTAATATCTATTTTGTTGACGATCGTCTGTCTAATGGAATAATCGAAAATCTCCAGAATATCTTTGACTTCCTCAATCGCATTTATCATGTTTTCCTTTAAAAGCTGAAAATCCCTGTGATAACCGCTTGGAAGATTGTTGGTGATCAGGACCATCTCGGTATGTAATGCCTGGATTTTATTGCTTTTTCCACGAAGAAGTTCAAAAACATCGGGGTTCTTTTTATGTGGCATGATACTACTGCCGGTTGTAAGTTGATCCGGAAAAGAAATAAATCCGAAATTCTGCGAATTATAAAGACAGATATCCATCGCAAATCTTGCCAAGGTATTACAAAGGCTGCCAAGTGCTAGAGCAATGGTCCTTTCACTTTTGCCACGGCTTAATTGTGCGGCAACTACGTTGTATTTTAAGGTTGAAAAATTCATTTCTTCAGTGGTAAATTCACGATCAATAGGGAATGAACTACCGTAGCCCGCCGCCGAACCCAATGGGTTTTGGTCTACCGTTTTTTGCGCGGCTTGCAGCAAATAAACATCATCAATCAAAATTTCTGCGTAGGCAGAAAACCAAAGACCAAAAGATGAAGGCATTGCAACCTGTAAATGCGTATAACCCGGCAGAACTGCATTTTTGTGGGTTTGGGCCATACCTAACAACGTTTCAAAAAGTGTATGAGTTTTACGCAGAATCAGGCCAAGATTTTCTTTATAGTACAATTGAAGCGCTACCAAAACCTGATCATTTCGTGATCGAGCGGTATGGATTTTTTTTCCCACATCACCATATTTCTTGGTCAACTCAAACTCGATTTTAGAATGAACATCTTCAAAGTCATCTTCAATCATAAACGTTCCGTTTTCAATCTCATCGGATAGTGACTGTAAACCAGATTCGATTTTTACAAGTTCATCCGAATCTAAAATCCCAATTTTCTTGAGCATTCTCGCGTGTGCGAGAGAAGCCTTAACATCATATGTCGCAATATAAAGGTCTACTTCACGATCATTCCCGACGGTAAACTGTTCGATTTTCTTATCTATCGGTATTCCTTTTTCCCAGAGTTTCATTCTTTTGGTTGTTCGTTTTTAGTTTTTGGTTGTTAGTTGTTAGTTGTTAGTTGTTAGAATATTTTTGGTTTTTGGTTTTTGGAAATGACAAACAAGTCTTTACATAGGGTTCTTGTCTGTCTACTCTCTATTCTCTCTTCTCTATTCTCTATTCTCTATTCTCTTTTCTTAATACTTTATACTAAATACTTGATACGAACTTCTCAATACTCTATCCAGCAACTCCAAGTAGATCTTAATTCCTTCTTCTATTTCCTCAATGTAAATATATTCATCCGCAGAATGAGACCTAGTGCTATCACCTGGACCTAACTTTAAGGAAGGACAACTTAGAACTGCTTGGTCAGAAAGTGTTGGCGATCCATAGGTTTTCCTTCCCATTTCTATCCCTGCCTTTACCAATGGATGCTGTAACGGAATCGAGGAGGAATTCAACTTTAATCCTCTTGGAATAATCTCGTCACAAGGCGATTCCTTTTGAAGGATATCAACAATATCCTGATTAGAGTAGCAATCATTGACTCGAACGTCTACCACCAACTTTACTTCCGCCGGTATAGCGTTATGTTGTTTCCCTGCTTCAATTTGGGTCACCGTCATTTTAACCGCACCCAAAGCTTCCGAAGATTTTTCGAATTTATAATCCTTAAACCATTTTAAGACATCGATACAATTGTAAATAGCATTATTATCATTTGGGTGCGCCGCGTGGCCCGGAGTTCCCTTCACTATCGCGTCAAAAACCACCAAACCTTTTTCGGCAACGGCTAGATTCATCAGCGTTGGTTCGCCCACAATAGCGACTTCAATTTTTGGGATAACAGACAACATGCTCTTTAATCCATTATCACCACTACTTTCTTCTTCGGCCGAACAAACAATCACCAGATTATAAGTTAGATTTTCTGCCTCGTAAAAATGAGCAAAAGTGGCCATTAGAGAAACCAAACATCCTCCGGCATCATTGCTGCCCAAACCGTATAATTTACCATCTTCAACAACATACTTGAATGGGTCTTTGGTATATCCATTATTTGGTTTAACCGTATCGTGATGAGAATTTAATAAAATTGTCGGTTTGGAGGAATCAAAATGTTTATTGACCGCCCAAATATTGTTTTTGGTCCTTGTTGTTGAAATACTTAAATCCTTAAACCATCTTTCGATTAGCGAAGCGGTTTGGTCTTCTTCAGATGAAAACGATGGCGTTTCAATCAATTTTTTTAATAGCTCAATAGCTTTATTGGTCAACTTTTCCATTAGGCTTTGATTGTAGTGAATTTTGAATAATTCTCGAACAACATCTCAGTTTTTCCTAAGCAGACTTTTTCAACCTTATTTTCTATGGCGTAAAAGCAGTTTTTCAATTTCGGAAGCATTCCGTCAGCAATCACTCCCGCATTTTTCATTTCTGAATATGAAGATGTATCAATAGTTTCAATAATAGAGGATTCATCCGCAACATCCATTAAAACGCCAGCTTTTTCAAAACAGTAGAAAAGTTCAACGTTATAAATTTTAGCAAATGCAATAGCAATTTCTGCCGCCATGGTATCGGCATTTGTATTTAATAATTGCCCTTGATTATCGTGAGTGATTGCACAGAAAACAGGTACTGTTTTGTTGTTGATTAGTATTTCTAAAACATCAATATTTACTTTTTCCACATCCCCAGCAAATCCAAAATCGATTTCTTTTACCAGACGCTTTTTAGATACCACAGAATTACCGTCGGCACCAGTGAATCCCACAGAATTGC
Encoded here:
- a CDS encoding argininosuccinate lyase translates to MKLWEKGIPIDKKIEQFTVGNDREVDLYIATYDVKASLAHARMLKKIGILDSDELVKIESGLQSLSDEIENGTFMIEDDFEDVHSKIEFELTKKYGDVGKKIHTARSRNDQVLVALQLYYKENLGLILRKTHTLFETLLGMAQTHKNAVLPGYTHLQVAMPSSFGLWFSAYAEILIDDVYLLQAAQKTVDQNPLGSAAGYGSSFPIDREFTTEEMNFSTLKYNVVAAQLSRGKSERTIALALGSLCNTLARFAMDICLYNSQNFGFISFPDQLTTGSSIMPHKKNPDVFELLRGKSNKIQALHTEMVLITNNLPSGYHRDFQLLKENMINAIEEVKDILEIFDYSIRQTIVNKIDITDAKYQYLFTVDNINTLVENGMSFREAYQKIGTEVQDGTYTPDMSKRHSHVGSIHNLALDKIKNKFPEL
- a CDS encoding acetylornithine deacetylase encodes the protein MEKLTNKAIELLKKLIETPSFSSEEDQTASLIERWFKDLSISTTRTKNNIWAVNKHFDSSKPTILLNSHHDTVKPNNGYTKDPFKYVVEDGKLYGLGSNDAGGCLVSLMATFAHFYEAENLTYNLVIVCSAEEESSGDNGLKSMLSVIPKIEVAIVGEPTLMNLAVAEKGLVVFDAIVKGTPGHAAHPNDNNAIYNCIDVLKWFKDYKFEKSSEALGAVKMTVTQIEAGKQHNAIPAEVKLVVDVRVNDCYSNQDIVDILQKESPCDEIIPRGLKLNSSSIPLQHPLVKAGIEMGRKTYGSPTLSDQAVLSCPSLKLGPGDSTRSHSADEYIYIEEIEEGIKIYLELLDRVLRSSYQVFSIKY
- a CDS encoding N-acetylglutamate kinase, giving the protein MTKEILKVVKIGGSIIDDETSLFQFLENFSTLKGKKILVHGGGKLATQLSNKMGVEVKMVEGRRITDAETLDIITMVYAGKINKNIIANLQRFNCNSVGFTGADGNSVVSKKRLVKEIDFGFAGDVEKVNIDVLEILINNKTVPVFCAITHDNQGQLLNTNADTMAAEIAIAFAKIYNVELFYCFEKAGVLMDVADESSIIETIDTSSYSEMKNAGVIADGMLPKLKNCFYAIENKVEKVCLGKTEMLFENYSKFTTIKA
- a CDS encoding polyphosphate glucokinase, which codes for MKILGIDIGGSGMKGALIDAVSGEMLTERFRIPTPESRHPGEMAKVFKEIVDHFNYEGPIGCGFPTMVKNGICMETGNLHKEWYHLNITALFSGICGQPVTVVNDADAAGYAAMNYGIGKGTKGFVIMITIGTGLGSGAFYNGELIPNFELGQIPYKKYKKIEDWAAASIKERDGLSFKKWGKRFNKFLSYVEILVSPDLIILGGGTSDDFDCFKKWIKIETPVLPAHLGNHAGIIGAAAAALQRLPEGRKALATAK
- a CDS encoding S-formylglutathione hydrolase FrmB — translated: MRTITTIILFLISIQLGFSQTGKVFDKVSHSSTILKEDRNFAIYLPPDYETSQRDYPVLYLLHGAGDNQTGWVQFGEVLNITDKAIKEGKATAMIIVMPDALTTRMGYNNDIRGDWNYEDYFFEELMPYVESNYRIKKEKRYRAIAGLSMGGGGSFLYAMHRPDLFQSSCPLSAYIGPKTTEEAMDIMKRFTNAEITKKQAEEYFPKNNALSLIKTMSKEDLSSVRWYIDCGDDDFLYEGNSLVHIALRDKEVPHEYRVRDGAHTWTYWRESLPEVLHFVSEGFHQF